The following coding sequences lie in one Methanothermobacter sp. MT-2 genomic window:
- a CDS encoding aspartyl/glutamyl-tRNA(Asn/Gln) amidotransferase subunit A, with protein sequence MDITSKLGAIKGHELTAEENVESFLKTIEKKDPGINAFIEVNREYAIRKAAEIDSRISKGENVGRLAGLVIGVKSNINVKDFTVSAASKTLENYLGSYDATVIERIKKEDGIIIGMTNMDEFAAGSSTETSYFGVTDNPAAKGRIPGGSSGGSAAAIAAELCDLALGSDTGGSIRNPASHCGVYGFKPTYGFVSRQGLLDLAMSFDQIGPLANDLYGLAILFDVISGYDPRDPTTIKFEGTSFTKLFNEEEGHDLTFGVVREFQEVTDDPIVDIIDDTIDLVKEEGFKVVELPFRYIDLCLPTYYLINYVEFFSATRKYDGRKYGYKIEDVCGEEVLRRIQIGSYISQKEFSGKYYRRALQARSLIRREIKNILKNVDVILGPTVPKLPHKIGTTLTPMEMYSYDVLTVIANLAGIPAANMKVGDVKGIPVGLQLQAKPLEDWKIMKTMLEIRSILER encoded by the coding sequence ATGGATATTACTAGTAAACTTGGAGCGATCAAAGGTCATGAACTAACAGCAGAAGAAAATGTTGAAAGTTTCCTCAAGACCATAGAAAAAAAAGATCCAGGGATAAATGCTTTTATAGAGGTTAATCGTGAATATGCCATTAGAAAGGCTGCTGAAATCGATTCAAGAATATCGAAGGGTGAGAATGTTGGTAGATTAGCAGGTCTAGTAATTGGTGTGAAAAGTAATATTAATGTTAAAGATTTCACAGTTTCGGCAGCTTCTAAAACACTTGAAAATTACCTGGGAAGTTATGATGCCACTGTCATAGAAAGAATAAAAAAAGAAGATGGTATAATCATTGGGATGACTAACATGGACGAGTTTGCGGCTGGCAGCTCAACAGAAACATCCTATTTTGGCGTGACAGACAATCCCGCGGCAAAGGGAAGAATCCCAGGAGGTTCAAGTGGGGGTAGCGCAGCTGCAATAGCAGCTGAACTATGCGACTTGGCGCTTGGATCAGATACAGGTGGCTCCATAAGAAACCCAGCATCGCATTGTGGAGTCTACGGATTCAAACCAACCTATGGTTTCGTATCCCGGCAGGGTCTGCTTGATCTTGCCATGAGCTTCGACCAGATAGGGCCCCTGGCAAATGACCTATATGGTCTGGCTATCCTATTTGATGTTATAAGCGGTTATGATCCCAGGGATCCTACAACGATAAAATTTGAGGGGACATCATTCACCAAACTATTCAATGAAGAAGAGGGCCATGATTTAACCTTTGGGGTTGTGAGAGAGTTCCAGGAAGTTACAGATGATCCTATAGTTGATATAATAGATGATACCATTGACCTAGTCAAGGAAGAAGGCTTTAAAGTGGTTGAACTCCCCTTTAGATACATTGACCTTTGCCTACCAACCTATTATCTAATAAATTATGTGGAATTCTTTTCCGCCACAAGAAAATATGATGGTAGAAAATACGGGTACAAGATTGAGGATGTCTGCGGCGAAGAAGTCCTAAGAAGGATACAAATCGGATCATATATAAGCCAGAAAGAATTCTCAGGCAAATATTATAGGCGAGCCCTCCAAGCCCGCTCACTCATAAGAAGAGAAATAAAAAACATTTTAAAAAATGTGGATGTCATATTAGGACCGACCGTACCCAAATTACCTCACAAGATTGGAACAACACTCACACCCATGGAAATGTACTCATATGACGTTTTAACTGTTATAGCTAACCTTGCAGGGATACCAGCCGCTAACATGAAAGTAGGTGACGTTAAGGGGATCCCAGTAGGTTTACAGTTACAGGCAAAACCCCTAGAAGATTGGAAGATCATGAAAACAATGTTAGAGATCAGATCAATACTTGAAAGATGA
- a CDS encoding alanine dehydrogenase: MKKTLLLRKSDIKNLIDMNDILKAVEKAFKEYALGKVQMPPKSYLFFPEGDFRIMPSYLEYSQVAGVKCVNSHPKNPKKYSLPTVMAIIELIDPTDGFPLTIMDGTWITDMRTGAAGGISAKYLARPDSKKLGIIGAGRQARTQLMAIKNVLDIEEVTVYCRTPSAREKFAKETSKKYNIDVKPAKTAREAVKGKDIIVTATPSTKPVIELEWTPPGVHICAIGADAPGKQELDPRILIEGRIFVDSWEQASHSGEINVPLREGIISKEDIKGTLGQVIIGEVPGRTSEDEITIFDSTGLSVQDMATASLIYERALKEKRGIPINFMG; the protein is encoded by the coding sequence ATGAAAAAAACTCTACTACTAAGAAAAAGTGACATCAAAAACCTCATAGACATGAATGACATCCTAAAAGCTGTGGAAAAGGCATTCAAAGAATATGCTCTCGGCAAGGTCCAAATGCCCCCAAAAAGTTACCTGTTCTTTCCTGAGGGCGATTTCAGGATAATGCCATCATACCTAGAATATTCCCAGGTGGCCGGTGTCAAATGTGTTAATTCACACCCAAAAAATCCAAAAAAATATTCCCTACCCACTGTAATGGCCATCATAGAATTAATAGATCCCACGGATGGCTTCCCACTCACAATAATGGACGGCACTTGGATCACCGATATGAGAACTGGGGCGGCCGGCGGCATATCAGCAAAATATCTTGCAAGACCAGACTCAAAAAAACTTGGTATAATAGGGGCTGGTAGACAAGCACGCACACAGCTTATGGCCATCAAAAACGTGTTGGATATTGAGGAAGTTACTGTATATTGTCGCACACCATCAGCTAGAGAGAAATTTGCAAAAGAAACATCCAAGAAATATAATATAGATGTTAAACCTGCGAAAACGGCCCGGGAAGCTGTTAAAGGCAAGGATATAATAGTCACAGCAACCCCTTCAACCAAACCTGTCATAGAATTGGAATGGACACCCCCAGGCGTCCATATATGTGCGATAGGTGCTGACGCTCCCGGCAAACAAGAACTGGATCCAAGGATCCTCATAGAGGGGCGGATTTTCGTCGATTCATGGGAACAAGCCTCCCATAGCGGTGAAATAAACGTACCCCTCAGGGAGGGTATAATATCCAAGGAGGATATAAAAGGTACTCTGGGCCAAGTCATAATAGGTGAAGTCCCTGGAAGGACTAGTGAGGATGAAATAACAATCTTTGATTCAACAGGCCTTTCAGTACAGGATATGGCAACAGCATCATTAATATATGAGAGAGCATTAAAAGAAAAAAGAGGAATCCCCATAAACTTCATGGGGTGA
- a CDS encoding predicted ATPase, with product MRKAIVFDNSGTLTERYRAIKKIETGKICDFVSSLDLVDYKRNRALVVLQTDPASCIINAKPDQTIYKFITRNNIDLGISYSNIDITKEEILNILKNDNSQVKDIQDTIRAVLDKGYDIEICSGSGFIINMETRMVEFTLTAGGKLFPGVLEVISELKKRNMDIYVASGDRKGALEKLAITINIPTSNVFATVDTKGKALVIRKLKKKYDKVMMVGDGLNDILALKEADLGVLTLQQSKVNDRLLEAADVVIYNIRELLDVKF from the coding sequence ATGAGGAAAGCTATTGTATTTGATAATTCGGGAACTCTCACTGAAAGATACCGGGCTATTAAAAAAATTGAGACAGGTAAAATCTGTGATTTTGTAAGTTCATTAGATCTGGTGGATTATAAGAGGAATAGGGCTCTTGTGGTCCTCCAGACAGATCCTGCATCTTGTATAATTAATGCTAAGCCAGACCAGACCATATACAAGTTCATAACACGGAATAATATAGATTTAGGTATAAGCTATTCAAATATTGATATAACTAAGGAAGAGATTTTAAACATCCTAAAAAATGATAACTCCCAAGTGAAGGATATACAGGATACTATAAGGGCTGTTTTAGATAAAGGCTATGATATTGAGATATGTAGTGGTTCAGGATTCATAATCAACATGGAGACCAGGATGGTTGAATTTACCTTAACAGCTGGGGGTAAATTATTCCCAGGAGTCCTAGAGGTTATATCAGAGCTTAAAAAGAGGAATATGGACATTTATGTTGCTTCTGGTGACAGGAAAGGTGCCCTGGAGAAACTTGCAATCACAATTAATATACCAACTTCAAATGTCTTTGCTACAGTAGATACAAAAGGAAAGGCCCTTGTCATAAGAAAGCTCAAGAAAAAGTATGATAAAGTCATGATGGTTGGAGATGGTCTCAATGATATATTAGCGCTTAAAGAAGCAGATTTAGGTGTTTTAACCCTCCAACAGAGCAAAGTTAATGATAGGCTTTTAGAAGCTGCTGATGTTGTCATATATAATATAAGGGAACTTCTAGATGTGAAATTTTGA
- a CDS encoding xylose isomerase encodes MKLGFSTLALFMKSLEEMLEIASKDGFQLIEILCEGPYWPRRLLEDKMFPETLESYDVELFLHAPTIDLNPASINQGIREETKKQTMETIDLAYHINATTITTHPGLIHRKDDRIRKMAMEFAKETLKECSIYADDLEVKLSIENMPGKYSYLCNNPIEHEQFIKACDCFATVDIGHANTTEDLEKFFKIENIAYHHINDNNGKKDEHLPVGEGTLNLNLLKHVKKGIIELNNYQNVLKSKSRIQKLIKRL; translated from the coding sequence ATGAAACTTGGATTTTCCACCCTAGCATTATTCATGAAATCACTCGAAGAAATGTTGGAAATAGCATCAAAAGACGGCTTCCAACTCATAGAAATACTCTGCGAAGGCCCATATTGGCCCAGAAGATTACTAGAAGATAAAATGTTCCCAGAAACCCTTGAATCCTATGATGTTGAACTGTTCCTACATGCACCTACAATAGACCTTAACCCCGCCAGCATAAACCAGGGGATCAGAGAAGAAACCAAAAAACAGACAATGGAAACCATAGACTTAGCCTATCATATCAATGCAACTACCATAACAACCCACCCAGGACTCATACACAGAAAAGATGATAGAATAAGGAAAATGGCCATGGAATTCGCGAAGGAAACATTAAAAGAATGCTCCATTTACGCGGATGACCTTGAAGTTAAACTTTCCATTGAAAACATGCCAGGAAAATACTCCTATCTTTGCAACAATCCAATAGAACATGAACAATTCATCAAAGCCTGTGACTGTTTCGCTACAGTAGACATTGGCCATGCCAATACAACAGAAGACCTTGAAAAATTCTTTAAAATTGAAAATATAGCATACCATCATATAAATGACAATAATGGTAAAAAGGATGAACACCTACCAGTTGGAGAAGGCACCCTCAACTTAAACCTACTCAAACACGTGAAAAAGGGTATAATAGAACTTAACAATTATCAGAATGTTCTAAAAAGCAAATCAAGAATACAAAAACTAATAAAAAGATTATAA
- a CDS encoding ABC transporter ATP-binding protein has protein sequence MKYAIETFNLTKKYGDFTAVNKLNMKIEKKTIFGFLGPNGAGKTTTIKMLTCLIPPTEGTAKVAGYDIIKEPDGVRQKIGMVPQLVSLYKDLTVRENVELCADFYGMPPELKEERINELMEMVDIKYAENKLVRHLSGGQQQKVSLVASLIHQPEILFLDEPTIGLDPTTKRVLWDLIGELNDEGHTIILCSHDMYEVELLCDHVGIINQGILAAFDTPQALKDTVIKEKESKIAKILKRIEEEGGKTGMVEREGKEISVFIVNLTDKIINEIRKLPMTMEVKKHHSNRITIKINESSNNGVNAVIKTILDNNGIIKSISTKDPSLEDVFIKVTSKKVE, from the coding sequence ATGAAATACGCCATAGAAACCTTCAATCTAACAAAAAAATATGGAGACTTCACAGCAGTCAACAAACTAAACATGAAAATAGAAAAAAAGACAATATTCGGATTCCTAGGCCCCAATGGAGCTGGTAAAACAACCACGATAAAAATGCTCACATGCCTCATACCACCCACAGAAGGCACAGCCAAAGTCGCAGGATACGACATAATAAAAGAACCAGACGGTGTAAGACAAAAAATAGGAATGGTACCACAACTTGTAAGCCTATACAAAGACCTTACAGTAAGAGAAAACGTGGAATTATGCGCCGATTTTTATGGAATGCCACCAGAATTAAAAGAAGAGAGAATAAACGAACTCATGGAAATGGTCGACATAAAATACGCAGAAAACAAACTTGTAAGACACCTATCAGGCGGACAACAACAAAAAGTCTCCCTAGTAGCCAGCCTAATACACCAACCAGAAATCCTATTCCTGGATGAGCCAACCATTGGCCTAGACCCAACAACCAAAAGAGTACTATGGGATCTCATAGGCGAACTAAACGATGAAGGACACACCATAATACTCTGCTCACACGACATGTACGAAGTAGAATTACTCTGCGACCACGTAGGCATAATAAACCAGGGAATCCTCGCAGCCTTCGACACCCCCCAGGCACTTAAAGACACCGTAATCAAAGAAAAAGAGTCAAAAATAGCTAAAATATTAAAAAGGATAGAAGAAGAAGGTGGAAAAACCGGAATGGTTGAAAGAGAAGGTAAAGAAATAAGCGTATTCATAGTTAACCTCACAGATAAAATCATCAATGAAATAAGGAAACTACCAATGACAATGGAAGTTAAAAAGCACCACAGTAACCGTATAACAATAAAAATAAACGAAAGCTCAAACAACGGCGTTAACGCAGTTATAAAAACCATCCTAGACAATAACGGGATTATAAAATCTATCTCAACAAAGGACCCAAGTTTGGAGGATGTATTCATAAAAGTAACATCCAAGAAGGTGGAATAA